In one window of Oryza sativa Japonica Group chromosome 9, ASM3414082v1 DNA:
- the LOC9271537 gene encoding pentatricopeptide repeat-containing protein At4g01400, mitochondrial, with the protein MLPSPPAPPPISPARLHKLVTSQSDPLLALELVTVTAPTTAPHPSTLHALALRLSRRREHLPHALALLRRLPSPPSPRILLPLLLSALRLRRQPHLFLSTFNSLFVSGPSPLPLHPELLLRLLSVLSSTASYFPCALHLLRDVSTRLPLPEPLVLASHNLLIEAATRSGHLAVSISLFHRLRSLHVSPNAETYRILTQSLCRRGQVHTAATLLDEMLHRGIPADPLAYTTVLNALCRKKQLREAYRLLCLMRGRGVSPDIVHYNTVIVGVCREGRPLDACKVFGDMRESGCAPNAVTYTAVVNGLCVNGLYDKAEAYLDDMLGKGLLPHFSVLHSVIKGCCAVGKVNEAAGMMTRMLDLGMVPHAETWSSVIRSVCSDEDNVEVVLLQVMKGIKHRSNINSRSTWT; encoded by the coding sequence ATGCTCCcgtcgccaccggcgccgccgccgatctcgCCGGCGCGGCTGCACAAGCTCGTGACCTCCCAGTCGGACCCGCTCCTCGCGCTCGAGCTAGTCACCGTCACCgcgccgaccaccgcgccccACCCGTCGACGCTCCACGCGCTCGCGCtccgcctctcccgccgccgcgaacACCTCCCCCACGCGCTCGCGctcctgcgccgcctcccgtcgccgccctccccgcggatcctcctcccgctgctcctctccgcgctccgcctccgccggcagCCTCACCTCTTCCTCTCCACCTTCAACTCCCTCTTCGTCTCCGGCCCCAGCCCGTTGCCGCTCCACCCCGagcttctcctccgcctcctctccgtTCTCTCCTCCACCGCTTCCTACTTCCCGTGCGCGCTACACCTCCTCCGCGACGTCTCCACCCGCCTTCCCCTCCCCGAGCCGCTCGTCCTCGCCTCGCACAACCTGCTCATCGAAGCCGCCACCCGCTCCGGCCACCTCGCCGTGTCAATCTCCCTCTTCCATCGCCTCCGCTCCCTCCATGTGTCTCCCAACGCCGAGACATACCGCATCCTGACCCAGTCACTCTGCCGCAGGGGCCAGGTCCACACTGCGGCCACCCTGCTCGACGAAATGCTCCACAGGGGCATCCCTGCTGACCCACTGGCATACACCACCGTGCTGAATGCGCTCTGCCGTAAGAAGCAGCTTCGAGAGGCTTACCGCTTGCTGTGCCTCATGCGAGGCCGTGGGGTCTCACCTGACATTGTACATTACAACACGGTCATCGTCGGAGTGTGTCGTGAGGGACGGCCACTGGATGCCTGCAAGGTGTTCGGAGATATGAGGGAGAGTGGGTGCGCGCCAAATGCGGTGACATATACTGCGGTGGTGAATGGGTTGTGTGTGAATGGATTATATGACAAGGCAGAGGCATACCTTGATGATATGTTGGGCAAAGGGTTACTACCACATTTCTCTGTGTTACATTCAGTGATTAAGGGATGCTGTGCAGTTGGGAAGGTTAATGAGGCTGCAGGGATGATGACTCGAATGCTTGATCTTGGGATGGTTCCACATGCTGAGACCTGGAGTTCAGTGATCAGGAGTGTTTGTAGTGATGAGGATAATGTCGAGGTGGTTTTGTTGCAAGTGATGAAAGGAATAAAGCACCGCTCAAACataaattcaaggagtacctgGACATGA